One segment of Bacteroides caecimuris DNA contains the following:
- a CDS encoding Crp/Fnr family transcriptional regulator: MADNSSNFVIFAMYTRWLNRNMANFNSYIDNLDMTFWHGICLQNGMVKHYRKGEVFVWQGDVIKYFGIIRKGYFKYTITDTEGHEHITGFVFSNGLVGDFLSTVNKESVKTNIIAATDAEVMQCPASVLKRQLEHSPALHRALTEGLFRQAYMQYLDLCSSSPKARYLALLKRCPDILQNITLKEMASYLQITPTHLSRIRKELTFTNNTLE; the protein is encoded by the coding sequence ATGGCTGATAATTCATCGAACTTCGTTATATTTGCAATGTATACTCGTTGGTTAAATCGGAATATGGCAAACTTCAATTCATATATAGACAATTTGGATATGACTTTCTGGCATGGAATCTGTCTGCAAAACGGAATGGTAAAGCATTACCGGAAAGGAGAGGTCTTTGTTTGGCAGGGGGATGTCATCAAGTATTTTGGGATTATCAGGAAGGGATATTTCAAATATACGATAACGGACACTGAAGGCCACGAACATATTACAGGGTTTGTATTCAGCAATGGCCTGGTGGGTGATTTTCTAAGTACCGTAAATAAGGAATCTGTTAAGACCAATATCATTGCAGCGACAGATGCGGAGGTGATGCAATGCCCCGCCAGCGTACTGAAACGCCAGCTTGAGCATTCGCCGGCACTGCATCGGGCTCTGACAGAAGGCTTGTTTCGTCAAGCTTATATGCAGTACTTGGATTTGTGTAGCTCGTCGCCCAAAGCGCGTTATCTTGCTCTGCTGAAGCGATGTCCGGATATATTGCAAAACATTACTCTCAAAGAAATGGCCTCTTATCTGCAAATAACGCCTACACATCTGAGCCGTATCCGGAAAGAACTGACATTCACCAATAATACATTGGAATAA
- the gcvT gene encoding glycine cleavage system aminomethyltransferase GcvT: MKTTPFTEKHIMLGAKMHEFAGYNMPIEYSGIIDEHLTVCQSVGVFDVSHMGEFWVKGPQALAFLQKITSNNVAALAPGKIQYTCFPNEEGGIVDDLLVYQYEPEKYMLVVNAANIEKDWNWCVSHNTEGAELENSSDNIAQLAVQGPKAVLALQKLTDIDLASIPYYTFKVGTFAGEENVIISNTGYTGAGGFELYFYPSVADRIWKAVFEAGEEYGIKPIGLGARDTLRLEMGFCLYGNDLDDTTSPIEAGLGWITKFVEGKDFINRPMLEKQKTEGITRKLVGFEMVDRGIPRHGYELVNAEGEQVGVVTSGTMSPTRKIGIGMGYVKPEYSKVGTEICIDMRGRKLKAVVVKPPFRK, translated from the coding sequence ATGAAAACCACTCCGTTTACAGAGAAACATATCATGCTCGGTGCTAAAATGCACGAGTTTGCAGGTTATAATATGCCTATTGAGTACTCCGGTATCATTGACGAACATTTGACTGTTTGTCAAAGTGTCGGTGTATTTGATGTGTCGCACATGGGGGAATTTTGGGTGAAAGGTCCGCAAGCATTAGCCTTTCTGCAGAAAATAACTTCCAATAATGTGGCGGCATTGGCTCCGGGTAAAATACAATATACCTGTTTTCCCAATGAAGAAGGAGGTATTGTAGATGATTTGCTGGTATATCAGTACGAACCGGAAAAATACATGCTGGTAGTCAACGCTGCCAATATAGAAAAAGACTGGAACTGGTGTGTTTCTCACAATACGGAGGGGGCCGAATTGGAAAACTCTTCGGACAACATAGCTCAACTCGCTGTACAGGGTCCGAAGGCTGTTCTGGCTCTGCAAAAGTTGACAGACATTGATCTTGCTTCTATTCCATATTATACATTTAAGGTTGGAACGTTTGCAGGCGAAGAGAATGTGATAATCTCCAATACGGGTTATACCGGTGCGGGAGGTTTCGAACTTTATTTCTATCCGTCTGTTGCAGATCGTATATGGAAAGCGGTTTTTGAAGCTGGTGAGGAATACGGCATTAAACCTATCGGTTTGGGAGCTCGTGATACACTTCGGTTGGAAATGGGCTTCTGTCTGTATGGTAATGACTTGGATGATACAACTTCGCCGATAGAAGCCGGACTGGGCTGGATTACTAAGTTTGTGGAAGGTAAGGATTTTATCAACCGTCCTATGCTGGAAAAACAGAAAACGGAAGGGATTACTCGCAAACTGGTTGGTTTTGAGATGGTTGACCGTGGGATTCCCCGCCACGGCTATGAATTGGTAAATGCTGAAGGCGAGCAAGTGGGAGTGGTTACTTCCGGTACGATGTCGCCTACCCGTAAGATTGGTATCGGCATGGGATATGTAAAGCCGGAATATAGTAAGGTGGGTACGGAAATCTGTATTGATATGCGTGGACGAAAATTGAAAGCAGTGGTAGTGAAGCCTCCTTTTAGAAAATAA
- the eno gene encoding phosphopyruvate hydratase produces the protein MKIEKIVAREILDSRGNPTVEVDVVLESGIMGRASVPSGASTGEHEALELRDGDKQRYGGKGVQKAVDNVNKVIAPKLVGMSSLNQREIDYAMLALDGTKTKSNLGANAILGVSLAVAKAAANYLDLPLYRYIGGTNTYVMPVPMMNIINGGSHSDAPIAFQEFMIRPVGAPSFREGLRMGAEVFHALKKVLKDRGLSTAVGDEGGFAPNLEGTEDALNSILAAIKAAGYEPGKDVMIGMDCASSEFYHDGIYDYTKFEGEKGKKRTAEEQINYLEELINKFPIDSIEDGMSENDWEGWKKLTERIGNRCQLVGDDLFVTNVDFLAMGIEKGCANSILIKVNQIGSLTETLNAIEMAHRHGYTTVTSHRSGETEDATIADIAVATNSGQIKTGSLSRSDRMAKYNQLLRIEEELGDLAVYGYKRIK, from the coding sequence ATGAAAATTGAAAAAATTGTAGCTCGAGAAATTCTCGACTCAAGAGGTAACCCCACAGTAGAAGTTGACGTAGTATTGGAATCAGGCATTATGGGACGTGCGTCAGTGCCGTCGGGTGCTTCCACAGGTGAACACGAAGCATTGGAGCTTCGCGATGGTGACAAGCAACGCTATGGTGGAAAAGGTGTACAAAAAGCGGTTGACAATGTAAATAAAGTCATTGCTCCGAAATTGGTCGGAATGTCTTCACTCAACCAGAGAGAAATCGACTACGCCATGTTGGCATTGGACGGTACCAAGACTAAATCAAACTTAGGTGCTAACGCCATCCTCGGTGTTTCTCTTGCCGTAGCCAAAGCTGCCGCCAATTATTTAGACCTTCCTTTATACCGTTATATCGGTGGAACAAATACGTATGTAATGCCTGTACCGATGATGAATATCATCAATGGTGGTTCACATAGTGACGCTCCTATCGCATTTCAGGAATTTATGATTCGCCCTGTCGGTGCTCCTTCTTTCAGAGAAGGTCTGCGGATGGGTGCTGAAGTATTCCATGCCTTGAAGAAGGTTTTGAAAGACCGTGGTTTAAGTACTGCCGTAGGTGATGAAGGAGGTTTCGCCCCTAACCTCGAAGGTACAGAAGATGCCCTAAACTCGATCCTTGCCGCTATCAAAGCCGCAGGCTACGAACCGGGTAAAGATGTGATGATCGGTATGGACTGCGCTTCTTCTGAATTCTACCACGATGGTATTTATGATTATACCAAGTTTGAAGGCGAAAAAGGCAAGAAACGTACCGCTGAAGAACAAATCAACTATCTGGAAGAACTGATTAACAAATTCCCTATCGACTCTATCGAAGACGGTATGAGCGAAAACGACTGGGAAGGTTGGAAGAAATTGACAGAACGCATCGGCAACCGCTGCCAGTTGGTAGGTGACGACTTGTTCGTGACTAACGTAGACTTCCTTGCCATGGGTATCGAAAAAGGCTGTGCCAACTCTATCCTGATTAAAGTAAACCAAATCGGTTCGTTGACCGAAACATTGAACGCTATCGAAATGGCTCACCGTCATGGATACACCACTGTTACCTCTCATCGTTCGGGTGAAACGGAAGACGCTACTATTGCCGACATCGCAGTAGCTACCAACAGCGGACAAATCAAAACCGGCTCTTTGAGCCGTTCAGACCGTATGGCTAAATACAATCAACTGCTTCGTATCGAAGAAGAGCTTGGCGATTTGGCTGTGTATGGATATAAGAGAATTAAGTAA
- a CDS encoding amidophosphoribosyltransferase gives MGGFFGTVSKTSCVTDLFYGTDYNSHLGTKRGGLATYSEEKGFIRSIHNLESTYFRTKFEGELDKFKGNAGIGIISDTDAQPIIINSHLGRFAIVTVAKVANIQELEEELLSQNMHFAELSSSSTNQTELIALLIIQGRTFVEGIENVFKHIKGSCSMLLLTEDGSIIAARDHWGRTPVVIGKKDGAYAATSESSSFPNLDYEIERYLGPGEIVRMYDDHIDQLRKPNEDMQICSFLWVYYGFPTSCYEGKNVEEVRFTSGLKMGQTDESEVDCACGIPDSGVGMALGYAEGKGVPYHRAISKYTPTWPRSFTPSNQEMRSLVAKMKLIPNRAMLQNKRLLFCDDSIVRGTQLRDNVKILYDYGAKEVHMRIACPPLIYACPFVGFSASKNALELITRRIIKELEGDENKNLEKYATTGSPEYEKMVSIIAERFGLSSLKFNTLETLIEAIGLPKCKVCTHCFDGSSHF, from the coding sequence ATGGGAGGTTTTTTCGGAACAGTCTCGAAAACTAGTTGCGTGACTGATTTATTCTATGGCACAGATTATAACTCACATCTGGGTACCAAGCGAGGAGGACTCGCAACATACAGTGAGGAAAAAGGGTTTATCCGCTCCATTCACAATTTGGAAAGTACTTATTTCCGAACCAAATTTGAAGGAGAACTAGACAAATTTAAAGGAAACGCCGGCATCGGCATCATTAGCGACACAGACGCACAACCTATCATCATCAATTCTCATCTCGGGCGCTTCGCCATTGTCACAGTCGCTAAAGTAGCCAATATCCAGGAATTGGAAGAAGAACTTCTCAGTCAAAACATGCACTTCGCCGAACTTAGTTCGAGCAGCACCAACCAGACGGAACTTATCGCATTACTTATTATACAAGGTAGAACCTTTGTTGAAGGTATCGAAAATGTGTTTAAGCACATTAAAGGTTCTTGCTCTATGCTGCTCCTGACAGAAGATGGTAGTATTATCGCTGCCCGCGACCATTGGGGACGTACTCCGGTAGTGATTGGAAAGAAAGACGGTGCTTATGCTGCAACGAGCGAATCATCCAGTTTCCCGAATTTGGATTATGAGATTGAGAGATATTTAGGTCCCGGCGAGATTGTTCGCATGTATGACGATCACATCGACCAGCTTCGTAAACCCAATGAAGATATGCAAATTTGCTCATTCCTGTGGGTGTACTATGGTTTCCCGACTTCTTGCTATGAAGGAAAGAATGTGGAAGAAGTGCGTTTCACCAGCGGATTGAAAATGGGGCAGACGGATGAATCGGAGGTAGACTGCGCTTGTGGTATTCCTGATTCGGGAGTGGGTATGGCTTTAGGATATGCCGAAGGAAAGGGAGTTCCCTATCATCGTGCTATCTCGAAATATACACCGACGTGGCCGCGCAGCTTTACTCCCAGCAATCAGGAGATGCGTTCGCTGGTAGCCAAGATGAAGCTGATTCCAAACCGTGCGATGTTACAAAATAAACGTTTGTTGTTCTGTGACGATTCGATTGTACGGGGAACTCAACTGCGTGATAACGTGAAGATTCTGTATGATTATGGAGCAAAAGAGGTACACATGCGTATCGCTTGTCCGCCATTGATTTACGCTTGTCCGTTTGTCGGTTTCTCGGCTTCCAAAAATGCATTGGAGTTGATAACCCGCCGCATTATCAAGGAATTGGAAGGTGATGAAAATAAGAATTTGGAGAAATATGCCACTACCGGTTCGCCGGAATACGAAAAGATGGTTAGCATTATTGCCGAGCGTTTCGGGCTAAGTTCATTGAAGTTTAACACGTTGGAAACGTTGATTGAGGCTATCGGATTACCTAAATGCAAAGTATGTACACATTGCTTTGATGGTAGTAGCCACTTTTAA
- a CDS encoding pentapeptide repeat-containing protein translates to MMKRNPIKPVRVVPPMMEEQEVSTTTLQEWLDKEETVSHLLFCKGKEEGIDKSYKSFKNCTFRHQTFSECKFRSSQLTDVRFENCDLSNISFAESSLYRVEFISCKLLGTNLSETTMNHVLLHDCNAGYINLAMSKMNQVRFAHSQLRNGSLNDCRFSSIAFDSCDLVEADFSHASLRGIDLRTSRISGITLNISDLKGAVITSLQAMDLLPLLGVVIED, encoded by the coding sequence ATGATGAAAAGAAACCCAATCAAACCCGTCCGCGTTGTTCCTCCCATGATGGAGGAACAGGAAGTCAGTACCACCACCCTACAAGAATGGCTCGACAAAGAAGAAACCGTTTCTCATCTTTTATTCTGTAAAGGAAAAGAAGAAGGTATCGACAAATCTTATAAAAGTTTCAAGAACTGCACCTTCCGGCATCAGACCTTTAGCGAGTGTAAGTTCCGTTCTTCCCAACTGACCGATGTCCGGTTTGAGAATTGCGATTTATCTAACATTTCTTTTGCCGAAAGTTCTCTCTATCGAGTAGAATTTATCTCTTGTAAGTTATTAGGAACCAATCTATCCGAGACAACTATGAACCATGTCTTGTTGCACGATTGCAATGCCGGTTACATCAATCTGGCCATGAGCAAGATGAACCAGGTACGTTTTGCGCATAGCCAGCTTCGTAACGGAAGTTTGAACGACTGCCGTTTCTCTTCCATCGCTTTTGACAGTTGCGATTTGGTGGAAGCCGATTTTTCTCATGCTTCGCTTCGCGGAATAGACTTGCGCACTTCACGAATCAGCGGAATCACGCTTAATATCAGCGACCTGAAAGGAGCTGTCATCACCTCCCTGCAAGCGATGGATTTACTTCCTCTGTTAGGCGTTGTTATCGAAGATTAA
- a CDS encoding glycoside hydrolase family 97 protein: MKNMKIGTVIGLCLLLSFFFGTSAKAESITSPDGQLKLNFSVNAQGEPVYELSYKGKEVIKPSKLGLELKNDPGLMNGFTLIDTKTATFDETWQPVWGEVKSIRNHYNEMAVILNQKAQDRNLIICFRLYNDGLGFRYEFPQQKNLNYFVIKEEHSQFAMAGDHTAFWIPGDYDTQEYDYTESKLSEIRGLLQGAITPNASQTPFSPTGVQTSLQMKTADGLYINLHEAALIDYSCMHLNLDDQNLVFESWLTPDAKGDKGYMQTPCRSPWRTVIVSDDARDILASKLTLNLNEPCMYEDVSWIKPVKYIGVWWEMITGKGSWSYTDDVYSVKLGQTDYSKTKPNGRHSANNDKVKRYIDFASEHGFDQVLVEGWNEGWEDWFGKSKDYVFDFVTPYPDFDVKMLNAYAKEKGVKLMMHHETSASVRNYERHLDKAYQFMIDNGYNAVKSGYVGNIIPRGEHHYGQWMNNHYLYAVEKAAEYKICVNAHEATRPTGLCRTYPNLIGNESARGTEYEAFAGNKPFHTTLLPFTRQIGGPMDYTPGIFDTKLSFLSGDHSFVRTTLAKQLALYVTMYSPLQMAADLPESYERHMDAFQFIKEVAIDWDDSKYLEAEPGDYITVARKAKGTDNWFVGGITDENPRTSTFTLDFLEPGKQYVATLYADGKDADFEKNPTSYQIKKGLVTNKNKMSVKLARSGGFAVSLIEATPADLKTIRKWK, from the coding sequence ATGAAGAACATGAAAATAGGAACTGTAATAGGGCTCTGTCTGTTGCTCTCTTTTTTCTTCGGCACATCAGCTAAAGCCGAAAGTATCACTTCTCCTGACGGACAATTAAAACTTAATTTCTCTGTCAATGCGCAAGGAGAACCGGTGTACGAACTCTCTTATAAAGGAAAAGAAGTAATTAAACCTTCGAAACTGGGATTGGAATTAAAGAATGATCCGGGACTGATGAACGGATTCACGCTGATCGATACGAAAACTGCTACTTTTGACGAAACATGGCAACCTGTGTGGGGAGAGGTGAAATCCATCCGCAACCATTATAATGAAATGGCTGTCATCTTGAATCAAAAGGCACAAGATCGTAATCTGATTATTTGTTTTCGTCTTTATAACGATGGTTTGGGATTCCGTTATGAATTTCCACAGCAGAAAAATCTGAATTACTTCGTTATCAAAGAAGAACATTCTCAATTCGCTATGGCTGGCGATCATACAGCCTTCTGGATTCCAGGCGATTATGATACGCAGGAATATGACTATACCGAATCCAAACTTTCAGAAATTCGCGGATTATTGCAAGGAGCAATTACTCCAAATGCTTCTCAAACACCTTTCTCTCCGACAGGTGTACAAACTTCCCTGCAAATGAAAACGGCCGACGGATTGTATATCAATCTGCATGAAGCCGCTTTGATCGACTATTCTTGTATGCATCTGAATCTGGACGATCAGAATCTGGTTTTTGAATCATGGCTGACTCCTGATGCGAAAGGAGATAAGGGGTATATGCAGACTCCCTGCCGTTCACCCTGGCGTACGGTGATTGTAAGTGATGATGCCCGTGATATTCTGGCTTCCAAATTGACATTGAATCTGAATGAGCCTTGTATGTATGAAGATGTTTCTTGGATTAAGCCGGTGAAATATATTGGAGTGTGGTGGGAAATGATCACCGGAAAAGGTTCCTGGTCGTATACGGATGATGTTTATTCGGTGAAACTTGGACAGACGGATTATTCCAAAACAAAGCCAAACGGACGCCATTCAGCCAACAATGATAAAGTGAAACGTTATATCGATTTTGCTTCCGAACATGGATTCGACCAGGTATTGGTGGAAGGCTGGAATGAAGGTTGGGAAGACTGGTTTGGAAAATCGAAGGATTATGTCTTTGATTTCGTCACTCCATATCCTGATTTTGACGTGAAAATGCTCAATGCGTATGCTAAGGAAAAAGGGGTGAAGCTGATGATGCATCACGAGACCTCTGCTTCTGTACGTAACTACGAACGTCATCTTGATAAAGCATATCAGTTTATGATAGATAACGGGTATAATGCTGTGAAAAGTGGATATGTAGGTAACATTATTCCTCGTGGAGAACATCATTACGGACAGTGGATGAATAACCATTATTTATATGCGGTAGAAAAAGCTGCCGAATATAAGATATGTGTAAATGCCCACGAAGCAACCCGTCCCACAGGATTATGTCGTACCTACCCGAATCTGATTGGTAACGAATCGGCTCGTGGCACAGAATATGAAGCTTTTGCAGGTAACAAACCGTTCCATACGACCTTGCTTCCTTTCACCCGTCAGATTGGCGGACCGATGGATTATACGCCGGGTATTTTTGATACCAAACTATCATTCCTGTCGGGCGATCACAGCTTTGTACGTACTACTTTGGCTAAGCAATTAGCGCTTTATGTAACGATGTACAGTCCTTTGCAAATGGCAGCCGACCTTCCGGAAAGTTACGAACGCCACATGGATGCATTTCAATTTATCAAAGAGGTAGCTATTGATTGGGATGACAGCAAGTATCTGGAAGCAGAACCGGGAGATTATATTACAGTGGCACGTAAAGCAAAAGGCACTGATAACTGGTTTGTAGGAGGCATTACTGACGAAAATCCTCGTACTTCTACTTTTACGCTTGATTTTCTTGAACCGGGAAAACAATATGTAGCCACTCTTTATGCTGACGGAAAAGATGCGGACTTTGAAAAAAATCCGACCTCTTACCAGATAAAAAAAGGATTGGTGACAAATAAGAATAAGATGTCTGTGAAGTTGGCACGCAGCGGAGGGTTTGCAGTAAGTCTGATAGAAGCAACTCCCGCCGACTTGAAAACAATCAGGAAATGGAAATAA
- the pepT gene encoding peptidase T has product MTLVDRFLKYVSFDTQSDESTGLTPSTPKQMIFAEYLKKELESLGLEDITLDEHGYLFATLPANIDKEVPTIGFIAHMDTSPDMTGKDVTPRIVEKYDGSDIVLCAEENVILSPSQFPELLDHKGEDLIVTNGKTLLGADDKAGIAEIVSAVVYLKEHPEIKHGKIRIGFNPDEEIGEGAHKFDVEKFGCEWGYTMDGGEVGELEFENFNAAAAKITFKGRNVHPGYAKDKMINSIYLANQFIMMLPSQERPEHTTGYEGFYHLIGIQGDVEQSTVSYIIRDHDRAKFEDRKKEMERLVAQMNAEYGAGTVTLELRDQYYNMREKIEPVMHIIDTAFAAMESVGVKPNVKPIRGGTDGAQLSFKGLPCPNIFAGGLNFHGRYEFVPIQNMEKAMKVIVKIAELVASK; this is encoded by the coding sequence ATGACTTTAGTAGACAGATTTTTAAAGTATGTAAGCTTCGATACACAATCTGATGAATCGACTGGGCTTACTCCAAGTACTCCGAAGCAGATGATTTTTGCTGAATACTTGAAGAAAGAGTTGGAATCTTTGGGATTGGAAGATATTACTTTGGATGAGCATGGCTATCTTTTTGCTACACTTCCTGCTAATATAGATAAAGAAGTACCCACTATCGGATTTATTGCCCACATGGATACAAGTCCTGATATGACAGGTAAAGATGTCACTCCGCGGATTGTGGAAAAATATGATGGCTCGGATATTGTGCTTTGTGCTGAAGAGAATGTGATTCTTTCTCCGTCGCAATTCCCGGAATTGCTGGATCATAAGGGAGAAGACTTGATTGTAACCAACGGAAAAACGTTGCTCGGTGCCGACGACAAAGCGGGGATTGCGGAAATTGTATCTGCGGTGGTTTATCTGAAGGAACATCCTGAAATCAAGCACGGTAAAATCCGTATCGGTTTCAATCCTGACGAAGAAATCGGTGAAGGTGCTCATAAATTCGATGTAGAGAAATTCGGTTGCGAATGGGGATATACGATGGATGGAGGTGAAGTAGGAGAGTTGGAGTTTGAGAACTTTAATGCCGCTGCCGCAAAAATAACCTTTAAAGGGCGTAATGTGCATCCGGGATATGCCAAGGATAAGATGATTAACTCTATCTACCTTGCCAATCAGTTTATCATGATGCTTCCCTCACAGGAAAGACCGGAACATACGACCGGCTATGAAGGATTTTATCACTTGATCGGTATTCAGGGAGATGTGGAGCAAAGCACTGTATCTTATATCATCCGCGATCATGACCGTGCAAAATTTGAGGACCGTAAAAAAGAGATGGAACGTCTGGTAGCTCAAATGAATGCTGAATATGGAGCTGGTACAGTGACGCTCGAACTGCGTGACCAGTATTATAATATGCGTGAGAAAATAGAACCGGTAATGCACATCATCGATACTGCTTTTGCAGCTATGGAATCCGTTGGCGTGAAACCGAACGTAAAACCGATTCGTGGAGGTACGGATGGTGCGCAACTCTCTTTCAAAGGATTGCCTTGTCCGAATATCTTTGCCGGTGGTCTGAATTTCCACGGACGTTACGAATTCGTACCTATTCAGAATATGGAAAAAGCGATGAAAGTGATCGTGAAAATAGCTGAACTGGTAGCCTCCAAATAA
- the crcB gene encoding fluoride efflux transporter CrcB — protein MSKEVIYIFIGGGTGSALRYLIQLLMHERIVPYHFPWATFTVNLLGSFLIGLFYALSERFHLPFEVRLFLTTGLCGGFTTFSTFSSDGVGLLKGEFYGAFILYTLISIGIGLAAVVAGGYVGKA, from the coding sequence ATGAGCAAAGAAGTTATCTATATCTTTATCGGCGGAGGCACGGGTAGTGCATTGCGTTATCTCATTCAGTTATTAATGCACGAACGAATTGTCCCCTACCATTTTCCATGGGCTACTTTCACTGTCAATCTCCTCGGTAGTTTTCTTATCGGCCTATTTTATGCCCTTTCAGAACGGTTTCACCTTCCGTTCGAAGTCCGTTTGTTTCTGACAACGGGCTTATGTGGAGGTTTCACAACGTTCTCTACTTTCTCCAGTGACGGTGTAGGTCTACTGAAAGGAGAATTCTATGGAGCATTTATTTTATATACATTAATAAGTATAGGTATAGGATTGGCCGCTGTGGTAGCCGGCGGATATGTGGGAAAGGCATGA